From the genome of Helicobacter pylori, one region includes:
- the soj gene encoding chromosome partitioning ATPase Soj translates to MNEIIAVANQKGGVGKTTTAVNLAASLAVHEKKILLIDFDPQANATSSLGFRRDKIDYDIYHVLIGRKQISQVILKTQMPFLDLVPSNLGLAGFEKTFYDSQDENKRGELMLKNALESVVGLYDYIIIDSPPALGPLTINSLSAAHSVIIPIQCEFFALEGTKLLLNTIRMLQKSTNPKLKIRGFLPTMHVPQLNLTKGVLAELFKYFDSEFFRDAVTGEYIMIPKSVKLAESPSFGKPILLYDIKSNGSIAYQKLAQSILQG, encoded by the coding sequence GTGAATGAAATCATTGCAGTGGCCAATCAAAAAGGAGGTGTGGGTAAAACGACAACAGCGGTTAATTTAGCGGCTTCTTTAGCGGTGCATGAAAAAAAAATCTTGTTGATTGATTTTGACCCTCAAGCTAACGCCACTTCAAGCTTGGGTTTTAGGCGCGATAAAATTGATTATGATATTTATCATGTGTTGATTGGCCGTAAGCAAATTTCTCAAGTGATCTTAAAAACCCAAATGCCTTTTTTAGATTTAGTGCCTTCTAATTTGGGTTTAGCCGGGTTTGAAAAAACCTTTTATGATAGCCAAGATGAGAACAAACGAGGCGAGCTCATGCTCAAAAACGCCTTAGAGAGCGTGGTGGGGCTTTATGATTATATCATTATTGATTCCCCGCCGGCTCTAGGGCCTCTCACGATCAATTCGCTTTCAGCAGCCCATTCGGTGATCATTCCTATCCAATGCGAGTTTTTTGCCCTTGAAGGCACTAAATTATTGCTTAACACCATTAGAATGCTGCAAAAAAGCACGAACCCTAAGCTCAAAATCAGAGGTTTTTTACCCACGATGCATGTCCCTCAACTCAATTTGACAAAAGGGGTTTTAGCGGAATTGTTTAAGTATTTTGACTCAGAGTTTTTTAGAGATGCGGTTACAGGAGAGTATATTATGATCCCTAAAAGCGTGAAACTAGCGGAATCGCCTAGTTTTGGTAAGCCTATCTTGCTCTATGATATTAAATCTAATGGCAGTATCGCTTATCAAAAATTAGCTCAAAGCATTCTTCAGGGGTAG
- a CDS encoding F0F1 ATP synthase subunit delta has product MQDLKVIAKHYAKALKNHTKSDLALLEEIVVGLKNVAEAIRLHKLNRVLAHVSLKVKKEVVFEILEKITSTKACSVLKPVMEVVLKNNRLDMLELITEELSFDSKETLEATLLVPQKLGNNELEAVQKKLQVRFNAPVEITQDTWSKKGVSLSVSSLDLEIGFSKEDILKKIEKQIIQSI; this is encoded by the coding sequence ATGCAAGATTTAAAAGTGATCGCTAAGCATTATGCTAAGGCGTTGAAAAACCACACTAAAAGCGATTTAGCGTTATTGGAAGAAATTGTTGTGGGGCTTAAAAATGTAGCAGAAGCCATAAGATTGCACAAACTCAACCGGGTGTTAGCCCATGTTTCTTTAAAAGTTAAAAAAGAGGTTGTATTTGAAATCTTAGAAAAAATAACTTCCACAAAAGCATGTTCAGTCTTAAAGCCTGTAATGGAAGTGGTGTTAAAAAATAACAGGCTTGATATGTTGGAATTGATCACTGAAGAGCTGTCTTTTGATTCTAAAGAGACTTTAGAAGCCACACTTTTAGTCCCGCAAAAGCTTGGAAATAATGAACTAGAAGCCGTGCAAAAAAAATTGCAAGTGCGTTTTAACGCTCCTGTAGAAATCACTCAAGACACTTGGTCTAAAAAAGGGGTTTCTTTGAGCGTTTCAAGCCTGGATTTAGAAATAGGCTTTTCTAAAGAAGATATTTTAAAGAAAATAGAAAAACAGATTATTCAATCTATTTAA
- a CDS encoding biotin--[acetyl-CoA-carboxylase] ligase: protein MRQCEKRVFESLPSTQTYLLEKLKNDGLKAPILILAKNQSAGIGSRGNIWEGVKSALTFSLALNASDLPKDLPMQANALYLGFLFKEVLKELGSQTWLKWPNDLYVEDQKIGGVLVNIYKDMRVCGIGVNRVSKKWACLDIGASDDLIIEGFLKKIEENLFWGEVLSKYALEFHKNNSFSFHNDCGEAVSLRGAELLEDGRICIKDKIYSRM from the coding sequence ATGAGACAATGTGAAAAAAGAGTTTTTGAGAGTTTGCCTTCCACGCAAACCTATCTTTTAGAAAAACTTAAAAACGATGGACTCAAAGCCCCCATTTTGATCTTGGCTAAAAACCAAAGCGCTGGGATAGGCAGTAGGGGGAATATTTGGGAGGGCGTGAAAAGCGCTTTGACTTTTTCGCTCGCTTTAAACGCAAGCGATTTGCCTAAAGATTTACCCATGCAAGCGAACGCTTTGTATTTAGGGTTTTTATTCAAAGAAGTTTTAAAAGAGCTAGGCTCTCAAACCTGGCTTAAATGGCCTAACGATTTGTATGTAGAGGATCAAAAAATAGGGGGCGTGCTGGTTAATATTTATAAAGACATGCGGGTGTGCGGCATTGGCGTGAATAGGGTTTCAAAGAAATGGGCATGTTTAGATATTGGTGCAAGCGATGATTTGATTATAGAGGGCTTTTTAAAAAAAATAGAAGAAAATCTTTTTTGGGGGGAAGTTTTAAGTAAGTATGCGTTAGAATTCCATAAAAACAACTCTTTTAGCTTCCATAATGATTGTGGCGAAGCGGTGAGTTTGAGAGGTGCGGAATTGTTAGAAGACGGCCGCATTTGCATTAAGGATAAGATATATAGTAGGATGTGA
- a CDS encoding TrlF family AAA-like ATPase — MGNNNKGSSWHKWDLHVHTPYTYLNNKTYKCSEEEFIQKLCDSEIDCVGLTNYFKFNEKEFELKEKIEKRGIKVFYNLEVRLDYKNNKNGCLDFHIIFSDEVSSDGIKRFLSTMKANVDGTYYVLDDLEKDGLKKALVSFDQLLECLEEESLKLKDKYLLGFLSRGHGGIECEFLEKDSRNETIYKKVINKSHFLIHSSDNQENLKKDREFWLGDRYNKPLLQSSDAHKKELIGQKYTWIKAEKTFEGLKQIIYEPETRVSIDQGQSQDPLHKIDCVELCFDGEVKITDEKGDTPFCYAGFNEKLFFSPYFTCVIGGRGSGKSTLLQLIVSAIKDKSFVKGLKHETIQEYIKIQPDIDIVDSVEYLAQNEIEEFATNVSKFTEVIFNRIDSKLSGKLKELERQITKGIEKFDEQIAYWQEKTKLEEQLKESEKTSKKYQSIADAYTDKNYLNKRDKLQAKRKVLIDLKQSKEGFLTFIKELKRVVNFEPKENMEEKNSYDKVYNQLKQNICKELEEIDKSIKNGCFNSDDEKIRTLESELQTLRKEIGKFLIKEKGVSDESVGDIITANEYLVNIKMNVNDLEHEIEEIDNKIKGFSHESINKNIEEFEKQINEKLKEINSDFKKISKKHKEVKPITIKYRLNKDIFEGVFEDFDKLVDKGLNIQRHQSKIKESLKKIELKDITGMQHAEFIEKLYSSIENKKAVFYETMKNILDREIHFQIYRLLILKHLMNVEKYKIFEVCYDKRDLNKTSFGQKCTAVLVVLLSLGNNPIIIDEPEAHLDSTLIANYLVALIKKQKQKRQIIFATHNANFVLNADAELIIQLKNENNKIVVQSFMMESDEYKEDLLKLERGEKAFKDRERKYGITKDKTKNKE, encoded by the coding sequence ATGGGTAATAATAACAAAGGTTCAAGTTGGCATAAATGGGATTTGCATGTACATACGCCATATACATATTTAAATAATAAGACGTATAAATGTTCTGAAGAGGAGTTTATACAAAAACTATGCGATAGCGAGATTGATTGTGTTGGACTAACGAACTATTTTAAGTTTAATGAGAAAGAATTTGAATTAAAAGAAAAAATAGAAAAGAGGGGTATTAAGGTTTTTTATAATTTAGAAGTCAGGTTGGATTATAAAAATAATAAGAATGGTTGTTTGGATTTTCACATTATTTTTTCAGATGAGGTTTCAAGTGATGGCATAAAAAGGTTTTTATCAACAATGAAAGCCAATGTTGATGGGACTTATTATGTGCTTGACGATTTAGAAAAAGATGGTTTGAAGAAAGCGTTAGTTAGTTTTGATCAATTGTTGGAGTGTTTGGAAGAGGAATCATTAAAATTAAAAGATAAATATTTATTAGGGTTTTTATCAAGGGGGCATGGCGGTATTGAATGTGAGTTTCTTGAAAAAGATAGTCGCAATGAGACTATCTACAAAAAAGTCATTAATAAGTCGCATTTTTTAATCCACTCATCAGATAACCAAGAAAATCTTAAAAAGGATAGAGAATTTTGGCTTGGAGATAGATATAACAAACCTCTCTTGCAGAGTAGTGATGCCCATAAAAAGGAGTTAATAGGGCAAAAATACACTTGGATAAAGGCTGAAAAAACTTTTGAGGGGTTAAAGCAAATTATTTATGAGCCAGAAACAAGAGTGAGTATTGATCAAGGGCAATCTCAAGACCCTTTGCATAAGATAGATTGTGTAGAGTTGTGCTTTGATGGAGAGGTAAAAATCACCGATGAAAAAGGCGATACTCCTTTTTGTTATGCAGGATTTAATGAAAAACTATTTTTTAGTCCGTATTTTACTTGTGTGATAGGGGGTAGAGGGAGTGGTAAAAGCACTTTGTTGCAATTGATAGTCTCAGCAATTAAAGATAAAAGTTTTGTGAAAGGCTTAAAACATGAAACCATTCAAGAATATATAAAGATACAGCCAGACATAGACATAGTGGATAGCGTAGAGTATTTAGCTCAAAATGAGATAGAAGAATTTGCAACTAATGTTTCAAAATTCACAGAGGTTATTTTTAACAGAATAGATAGCAAGTTAAGTGGAAAACTTAAGGAGTTAGAAAGGCAAATTACAAAAGGCATTGAAAAGTTTGATGAGCAGATCGCATATTGGCAAGAAAAGACCAAACTGGAAGAACAACTAAAAGAGAGCGAAAAAACAAGCAAGAAATACCAAAGTATTGCAGATGCTTATACAGATAAAAACTATTTGAACAAAAGAGACAAATTGCAAGCAAAACGCAAAGTGCTAATTGACTTAAAACAATCTAAAGAGGGGTTTTTGACTTTTATTAAAGAATTAAAACGGGTTGTGAATTTTGAACCAAAAGAAAACATGGAAGAAAAAAATAGCTATGATAAGGTCTATAACCAGCTCAAACAAAATATTTGTAAGGAACTTGAAGAAATAGATAAGAGTATAAAAAATGGGTGTTTTAATAGCGATGACGAGAAAATAAGGACGCTAGAATCAGAACTCCAGACATTACGCAAAGAGATTGGGAAATTTCTTATTAAAGAAAAAGGTGTGAGCGATGAAAGTGTAGGAGATATTATAACCGCTAATGAATATTTGGTAAACATAAAAATGAATGTTAATGATTTAGAGCATGAAATAGAAGAGATTGATAACAAAATAAAGGGTTTTTCTCATGAAAGTATTAATAAAAATATTGAAGAGTTTGAAAAACAAATCAATGAGAAATTAAAAGAAATCAATTCTGATTTTAAAAAAATTTCAAAAAAGCACAAAGAAGTGAAACCAATTACCATAAAATATCGTTTGAATAAAGATATTTTTGAAGGGGTTTTTGAGGATTTTGATAAGTTAGTGGATAAGGGTTTGAATATCCAAAGACACCAATCAAAAATCAAGGAATCTTTAAAGAAAATTGAATTAAAAGACATTACAGGTATGCAACACGCAGAATTTATAGAAAAGCTTTATAGCTCAATTGAAAATAAAAAAGCGGTATTTTATGAAACCATGAAGAATATATTGGATAGAGAAATTCATTTTCAAATCTATCGGCTTCTCATTCTCAAACATTTAATGAATGTTGAAAAATATAAAATTTTTGAAGTCTGTTATGACAAAAGAGATTTAAATAAAACTTCCTTTGGGCAAAAATGCACTGCTGTATTGGTTGTCCTTTTATCTTTAGGGAATAACCCCATCATCATTGATGAACCAGAAGCACACCTGGATAGTACTTTAATCGCTAATTATTTAGTTGCTTTAATTAAAAAGCAGAAACAAAAAAGACAAATTATTTTTGCCACCCATAACGCTAATTTTGTTTTGAACGCTGATGCAGAGTTAATTATTCAGTTAAAAAATGAGAATAATAAGATAGTTGTGCAGTCTTTTATGATGGAGAGCGATGAATATAAAGAGGATTTATTGAAATTAGAGAGAGGCGAAAAAGCTTTTAAGGATCGTGAAAGAAAGTATGGCATTACAAAAGATAAAACTAAAAACAAGGAATAA
- the fmt gene encoding methionyl-tRNA formyltransferase, with the protein MHIVFMGTPGFAEVILRALVENKDNNIEVVGLFTQMDKPFGRKKELKAPETKTYILENRLNIPIFQPQSLKEPEAQILKDLKPDFIVVVAYGKILPREVLTIAPCINVHASLLPKYRGASPIHEMILNDDRIYGISTMLMDLELDSGDILESASFLREDYLNLDALSLKLAHMGATLLLSTLKNFSSITPKPQDHAQASFCKKITKADGLVGFKDAKKLFLKSLAFKAWPEIFLENNLKLLEVELVEDEKSYKEGEILEIDEKGVLVGCLKGSVRIARLQAVGKKPLKAKDYLNGKRLKAGGILA; encoded by the coding sequence ATGCACATCGTATTTATGGGAACGCCTGGTTTTGCTGAAGTGATCTTAAGGGCGTTAGTTGAAAATAAGGATAACAATATAGAAGTGGTGGGGCTATTCACTCAAATGGATAAACCTTTTGGGCGTAAAAAGGAATTGAAAGCCCCAGAGACTAAAACATACATTCTAGAAAATCGTTTAAATATCCCCATTTTCCAGCCACAAAGTTTGAAAGAGCCTGAAGCTCAAATCTTAAAAGATCTAAAGCCTGATTTTATCGTGGTGGTGGCTTATGGTAAGATTTTGCCTAGAGAGGTTTTAACAATCGCCCCTTGCATCAATGTGCATGCGTCGTTATTGCCTAAATACAGGGGGGCTTCGCCCATTCATGAAATGATACTCAATGACGATAGGATTTATGGTATAAGCACCATGCTTATGGATTTGGAGTTGGATAGCGGGGATATTTTAGAAAGCGCTTCTTTTTTAAGAGAAGATTATTTGAATTTAGACGCTTTAAGTTTAAAATTAGCGCATATGGGGGCAACCTTACTCCTTTCAACGCTCAAAAATTTCTCTTCCATCACCCCAAAACCTCAAGATCACGCGCAGGCTAGTTTTTGTAAAAAAATCACCAAAGCCGATGGTTTAGTGGGTTTTAAAGACGCTAAAAAGTTATTTTTAAAGTCGCTCGCTTTTAAAGCTTGGCCTGAAATTTTTTTAGAAAACAACCTTAAACTTTTAGAAGTGGAGTTGGTGGAGGATGAAAAGAGCTATAAAGAAGGCGAGATTTTAGAAATTGATGAAAAAGGCGTTCTTGTAGGTTGCTTGAAAGGCAGCGTGCGTATAGCAAGGTTGCAAGCGGTTGGTAAAAAGCCTTTGAAAGCGAAGGATTATTTGAATGGCAAGCGTTTGAAAGCGGGCGGTATTTTAGCATGA
- the atpA gene encoding F0F1 ATP synthase subunit alpha, producing MSQLKLEEISSVIEEKIKNFELDCDMAEVGKVVSYADGVAKVYGLNGVMSYEVLEFETGDKGVAANLEEDSVGVIVFGFGNNIKEGTGVKRTKSLMKVPVGDAVVGRVLNALGESIDGKGEIETNEFSLIEQKAPGIMDRKSVHEPLQTGIKAIDALVPIGRGQRELIIGDKQTGKTTVAIDAIINQKGQNVICIYVAIGQKESTVAQVVRKLEEYGAMEYSVVINASASDSAAMQYLAPYSGVAMGEYFRDHARHALIIYDDLSKHAVAYREISLILRRPPGREAFPGDVFYIHSRLLERAAKLCDEKGAGSLTALPIVETQAGDVSAYIPTNIISITDGQIFLETDLFYSGIRPAINVGLSVSRVGGAAQIKATKQVSGTLRLDLAQYRELQAFTQFASDLDEASKKQLERGQRMVEVLKQAPYSPLPIEKQVVIIYAGAKGFLDSVSMKKVVDFEEQLHPFLEAKYPQVLEEIHTKKALDKDLEAMLRKVLEEFKLTYSE from the coding sequence ATGTCCCAACTAAAATTGGAAGAAATCAGCTCGGTTATTGAAGAAAAAATCAAGAATTTTGAACTTGATTGCGATATGGCTGAAGTAGGAAAAGTCGTTTCATACGCTGATGGTGTGGCTAAGGTTTATGGCTTAAATGGTGTGATGTCGTATGAAGTGCTGGAGTTTGAAACAGGGGATAAAGGCGTTGCGGCTAACTTAGAAGAAGATAGCGTTGGCGTGATTGTGTTTGGTTTTGGCAACAATATTAAAGAGGGGACTGGCGTTAAACGCACGAAGAGTTTGATGAAAGTTCCTGTTGGCGATGCGGTTGTAGGGCGCGTGTTGAACGCTTTGGGTGAGTCTATTGATGGCAAGGGTGAGATAGAAACGAATGAGTTTAGCCTCATCGAGCAAAAAGCCCCAGGCATTATGGACAGAAAATCTGTGCATGAGCCTTTGCAAACAGGCATTAAAGCCATTGATGCGTTGGTGCCTATTGGGCGCGGGCAAAGGGAATTGATCATTGGGGACAAACAAACCGGTAAAACCACTGTAGCGATCGATGCGATCATTAACCAAAAAGGGCAAAATGTGATCTGTATCTATGTGGCTATTGGGCAAAAAGAATCCACTGTCGCGCAAGTGGTTCGCAAATTAGAAGAATACGGAGCGATGGAATACAGCGTCGTGATCAACGCTTCGGCTTCAGATTCAGCGGCGATGCAATATTTAGCCCCTTATTCAGGTGTGGCTATGGGGGAATACTTTAGAGATCATGCCCGCCATGCCCTAATCATTTATGATGATTTGAGTAAGCATGCTGTCGCTTACAGAGAGATTTCTTTGATTTTGAGAAGACCCCCAGGTAGGGAGGCTTTTCCTGGAGATGTGTTTTATATCCACTCACGACTTTTAGAAAGAGCGGCTAAACTTTGCGATGAAAAGGGTGCAGGCTCTTTAACCGCGCTCCCTATTGTGGAAACTCAAGCGGGCGATGTTTCAGCTTATATCCCTACGAATATCATTTCTATTACAGATGGGCAAATTTTCTTGGAAACGGATTTGTTTTATTCAGGGATCCGCCCGGCTATCAATGTAGGCTTATCGGTTTCAAGGGTTGGAGGGGCCGCTCAAATCAAAGCGACCAAGCAGGTTTCAGGGACTTTACGCCTGGATTTAGCGCAATACAGAGAGTTGCAAGCTTTCACGCAATTTGCTTCTGATTTAGATGAAGCGAGTAAAAAGCAATTAGAAAGGGGGCAACGCATGGTAGAAGTGCTGAAACAAGCCCCTTATTCGCCCTTACCTATTGAAAAGCAAGTGGTCATTATTTACGCTGGGGCTAAGGGCTTTTTAGATAGCGTGAGCATGAAAAAAGTCGTGGATTTTGAAGAGCAACTGCACCCTTTCTTGGAAGCAAAATACCCCCAAGTTTTAGAAGAAATCCATACTAAAAAAGCGCTAGATAAGGATTTAGAAGCCATGCTAAGAAAAGTCTTAGAGGAATTTAAGCTCACTTATAGCGAGTAG
- a CDS encoding ParB/RepB/Spo0J family partition protein — MAKNKVLGRGLADIFPEINEVYEQGLYERANRVVELGIDEVMPNPYQPRKVFSEDSLEELAQSIKEHGLLQPVLVVSENGNYHLIAGERRLRASKLAKMPTIKAIVVDIEQERMREVALIENIQREDLNPLELAKSYKELLESYQMTQEELSKIVKKSRAHVANIMRLLTLSSKVQNALLEEKITSGHAKVLVGLDEEKQELILNSIMGQKLSVRQTEDLVRDFKINANSENKKHGFRETQTLIAEDELERFNQSLWDHYKLKATLKGNKIVLRCYKNSLLEAFMKKMMF; from the coding sequence ATGGCAAAAAATAAAGTGTTGGGTAGGGGTTTAGCGGATATTTTCCCTGAAATCAATGAAGTGTATGAACAGGGGCTATATGAAAGAGCGAATCGGGTTGTGGAGCTTGGTATTGATGAGGTGATGCCTAATCCTTACCAGCCTAGAAAGGTTTTTAGCGAAGATTCTTTAGAAGAATTAGCGCAATCCATTAAAGAACATGGTTTGTTGCAACCGGTTTTAGTGGTGAGTGAGAACGGGAATTACCATTTGATCGCCGGTGAAAGGCGTTTAAGAGCGAGCAAATTGGCTAAAATGCCTACGATTAAAGCGATTGTTGTGGATATTGAGCAAGAAAGAATGCGTGAAGTCGCTTTGATTGAAAATATCCAGCGAGAAGATTTAAACCCTTTAGAATTAGCCAAATCTTATAAAGAATTGCTTGAAAGCTATCAAATGACCCAAGAAGAGCTCTCTAAAATCGTTAAAAAATCCAGAGCCCATGTGGCTAATATCATGCGTTTATTGACGCTCTCTTCTAAGGTTCAAAACGCTCTTTTAGAAGAAAAAATCACTTCAGGGCATGCAAAAGTTTTGGTGGGTTTGGATGAAGAAAAACAAGAATTGATCTTAAACTCCATTATGGGGCAGAAACTCAGCGTGCGCCAGACAGAAGATTTAGTGCGCGATTTTAAAATAAACGCAAATTCTGAAAATAAAAAACATGGTTTCAGGGAAACCCAAACGCTCATCGCTGAAGATGAATTGGAACGCTTTAATCAAAGTTTGTGGGATCATTACAAGCTTAAAGCAACTTTGAAAGGGAATAAAATCGTTTTACGATGTTATAAAAATTCTCTTTTAGAGGCTTTTATGAAAAAAATGATGTTTTAA
- the atpG gene encoding ATP synthase F1 subunit gamma, translating to MANLRDIRKKIGSVKNTQKITHAMKLVSTSKSRKAEEVARNSRAYALKLDAVFDDVLSKMRNQGIKDIQSKYFRELERLEIKKVDIIFITADKGLCGGFNTNTIKKVLACTNEYKEKDIKVRLRSIGKKGNEYFSFNGIEVLDKINNLSSMPNYERAQEFMKKVVEDYLSGKTDKVIIIHNGFKNMISQEIRVKTILPIGYKIIHQNSQPSETQETITSEPSGSEDEILDSLAEKYVEYSLYYALIDSLAAEHSARMQAMDTATNNAKDLVKTLTISYNKARQEAITTELVEINAGVEALK from the coding sequence ATGGCGAATTTAAGAGACATTAGAAAGAAAATTGGAAGCGTTAAAAACACGCAAAAAATCACGCATGCAATGAAACTCGTTTCCACTTCAAAGTCAAGAAAAGCCGAAGAAGTTGCAAGAAATTCTAGAGCGTATGCGTTGAAACTAGACGCTGTGTTTGATGATGTGCTATCCAAGATGAGAAATCAAGGGATTAAAGACATTCAAAGCAAGTATTTTAGAGAACTAGAAAGACTTGAAATCAAAAAAGTGGATATTATTTTTATCACAGCCGACAAGGGGCTTTGTGGGGGTTTTAACACCAATACTATTAAAAAAGTTTTGGCATGCACGAATGAATACAAAGAAAAAGACATTAAAGTGCGTTTGCGCAGTATCGGTAAAAAGGGTAATGAGTATTTTAGCTTTAATGGGATAGAGGTTTTAGACAAGATCAATAATTTGAGTTCTATGCCTAATTATGAACGCGCGCAGGAATTCATGAAAAAAGTGGTAGAGGATTATTTGAGTGGGAAAACCGATAAGGTCATCATCATTCATAATGGCTTTAAAAACATGATCAGTCAAGAAATAAGAGTCAAAACAATTTTGCCTATTGGGTATAAAATCATCCACCAAAACTCTCAGCCTAGTGAGACGCAAGAGACTATTACTAGTGAGCCAAGCGGGAGTGAAGATGAAATTTTAGACTCTTTGGCAGAAAAATATGTGGAGTATAGTTTATACTACGCTTTGATTGATTCTTTAGCCGCAGAGCATAGCGCTAGAATGCAGGCTATGGATACAGCGACGAATAACGCTAAAGATTTGGTTAAAACCTTAACTATTTCTTACAATAAAGCCAGACAAGAGGCGATTACGACCGAGCTAGTAGAAATCAATGCGGGCGTAGAAGCCCTAAAATAA
- a CDS encoding FoF1 ATP synthase subunit B' — protein sequence MNISVNPYLMAVVFVVFVLLLWAMNVWVYRPLLAFMDNRQAEIKDSLAKIKTDNTQSVEIRHQIETLLKEAAERRREMIAEAIQKATESYNAVIKQKENELNQEFEAFAKQLQNEKQVLKEQLQVQIPVFEDELNKRVAMGLGS from the coding sequence ATGAATATATCGGTTAACCCCTATTTAATGGCGGTTGTTTTTGTGGTGTTTGTGTTATTGTTGTGGGCGATGAATGTTTGGGTGTATAGGCCTTTGTTGGCTTTTATGGATAACAGACAGGCAGAGATAAAGGATAGCTTGGCTAAAATTAAAACGGATAACACCCAAAGCGTGGAGATCCGCCATCAAATTGAGACTCTTCTTAAAGAAGCTGCTGAAAGGCGTAGGGAAATGATAGCTGAAGCGATTCAAAAAGCTACAGAGTCCTATAACGCTGTGATCAAACAAAAAGAGAACGAACTCAATCAAGAGTTTGAAGCGTTTGCAAAGCAATTACAAAATGAAAAGCAAGTCTTAAAAGAGCAGTTGCAAGTGCAAATACCGGTATTTGAAGACGAATTAAACAAGCGTGTAGCTATGGGTTTAGGGAGTTGA
- a CDS encoding F0F1 ATP synthase subunit B: protein MFLVKMVLGFLILLSPLCATGLDISQTDIIERSLNFLLFAGILWYFLAKKLRSFLRSKSLEISKRLEEIQAQLKVSKENKKKLLKELEQAKEKAELIISDANKEAYTITQKYELQTKMDVENLIKNSKALMDLEVKKIKRELVESVFKDLRESKKVSFNAQDCVNILKQRL from the coding sequence ATGTTTTTAGTTAAAATGGTGTTAGGGTTTTTGATCCTTTTAAGCCCTTTGTGTGCTACTGGGTTGGATATTTCACAAACAGATATTATAGAGCGTTCTTTAAATTTTCTCTTATTTGCGGGGATTTTGTGGTATTTTTTGGCTAAAAAACTGCGTTCATTTTTACGCTCCAAAAGCCTTGAAATCTCCAAACGCTTAGAAGAAATTCAAGCCCAACTTAAAGTGAGTAAAGAGAATAAGAAAAAACTCTTAAAAGAATTAGAGCAAGCCAAAGAAAAAGCTGAATTGATTATTTCTGATGCGAATAAAGAAGCTTACACGATCACGCAAAAATACGAATTGCAAACCAAAATGGATGTGGAAAATTTGATCAAAAATTCTAAGGCGTTGATGGATTTAGAAGTTAAAAAGATCAAAAGAGAGTTGGTTGAAAGCGTTTTTAAAGATCTAAGAGAGAGCAAAAAAGTCTCTTTCAATGCGCAAGATTGCGTGAATATTTTGAAACAAAGGCTTTAA